A window of Sphingorhabdus lacus contains these coding sequences:
- a CDS encoding acyl-CoA dehydrogenase family protein, with the protein MNLEKSLKAAQFYRDAAKSALGTRFDTRTLDQEQRAAHGFAWVATSVAALEAVVDWLEQNGGGTSLDQQVGTLIFAETLGQLAGGLPMGQNEIFRAADLGVGEAARALAANSAALLEMDHVATRAAVAQALAEGHAPSESFQNAELDTIRDQYRRFTDSEIIPHAHQWHLANELVPDASVAAMAALGTFGVSIPEEFGGLGLSKLVMCVITEELSRGWLGAGSLGTRSEIAGELIVLGGTREQKLQWLPRIASGEVLPTAVFTEPDTGSDLGSLQTRARSIPNEGWCIDGAKTWITHASRSDLMTMLVRTRPEAKGYEGLSMLLVPKARGTANDLFPTAGMTGSEIEVLGYRGMREYALQFDAMAAPADALLGGEEGQGFKQLMRTFEGARIQTAARGVGVAKRALELGLDYALNRVQFGKPIFHFPRVADKIAMSLADFIMARELTYAAARAKDLGKRCDIEAGMAKLLAARAAWTNADAALQIHGGNGYALEYEISRVLCDARILNIFEGAAEIQAQVIAKGLVGGRS; encoded by the coding sequence ATGAATCTGGAGAAGAGCCTTAAAGCAGCGCAGTTCTATCGTGATGCCGCCAAATCGGCATTAGGTACACGGTTCGACACGCGTACACTCGATCAGGAACAACGCGCGGCCCATGGCTTTGCATGGGTGGCGACGAGCGTTGCGGCGTTGGAAGCGGTAGTCGACTGGCTGGAACAGAACGGTGGCGGCACCTCGCTTGACCAGCAGGTGGGGACTTTGATCTTCGCGGAAACTCTCGGGCAGCTTGCCGGCGGCTTGCCGATGGGTCAGAACGAGATATTTCGTGCCGCCGACCTGGGCGTGGGCGAAGCCGCGCGGGCACTTGCGGCAAATTCGGCAGCGCTTCTCGAAATGGATCATGTGGCAACCCGCGCCGCCGTCGCGCAGGCACTTGCCGAAGGCCACGCGCCCAGCGAGAGTTTCCAGAATGCCGAGCTCGACACAATCCGTGATCAGTATCGGCGCTTCACCGACAGCGAAATTATCCCGCACGCGCATCAATGGCATTTGGCGAATGAACTTGTTCCAGATGCCAGTGTCGCGGCCATGGCGGCGCTTGGCACCTTCGGCGTTTCCATTCCCGAAGAATTTGGCGGGCTTGGTCTGTCCAAACTGGTCATGTGCGTCATAACCGAGGAGCTTTCGCGCGGCTGGCTCGGGGCAGGGTCGCTTGGGACACGTTCCGAAATAGCGGGCGAGTTGATTGTTCTTGGCGGGACACGGGAACAGAAGTTGCAGTGGCTGCCCAGGATTGCGAGCGGGGAGGTTCTGCCAACGGCGGTGTTTACCGAGCCGGATACGGGGTCCGATCTCGGATCGCTCCAGACCCGCGCCCGTTCCATTCCGAACGAAGGGTGGTGTATCGACGGTGCCAAGACGTGGATTACCCATGCAAGCCGGTCCGACTTGATGACGATGCTTGTCCGCACGCGTCCCGAGGCCAAGGGTTATGAGGGGCTCTCCATGCTGCTTGTGCCCAAGGCACGCGGGACGGCAAACGATCTTTTCCCTACTGCGGGTATGACCGGCAGCGAGATTGAGGTTCTGGGTTATCGGGGCATGCGGGAATATGCGTTGCAATTTGACGCCATGGCAGCACCGGCGGATGCGTTGCTGGGCGGTGAAGAAGGGCAGGGATTCAAGCAGCTGATGCGCACCTTCGAAGGCGCGCGCATCCAGACCGCGGCCCGTGGCGTCGGTGTTGCCAAGCGCGCACTCGAACTCGGTCTCGACTATGCGTTGAACCGTGTGCAATTTGGAAAGCCGATCTTTCACTTCCCCCGGGTCGCGGATAAGATCGCCATGAGCCTTGCAGACTTCATCATGGCGCGCGAACTGACCTACGCCGCCGCCCGTGCCAAGGATTTGGGAAAACGCTGTGATATTGAGGCGGGGATGGCCAAGCTGCTCGCCGCGCGGGCCGCGTGGACCAATGCCGATGCCGCGCTCCAGATTCACGGCGGCAATGGCTATGCGCTGGAATATGAAATCAGCCGTGTGCTGTGCGACGCGCGCATCCTTAACATCTTTGAAGGCGCCGCAGAGATCCAGGCGCAGGTGATCGCCAAGGGCTTGGTGGGAGGACGGAGCTGA
- a CDS encoding acetyl-CoA C-acetyltransferase codes for MTLRRAAIVSPLRTPVGKFGGALATLNAGELGGLILKALIERTGIDPTRVDDVVFAQGYGSGEAPCIGHWSWLAAGLPIEVPGYQVDRRCGSGLQAIVNAAMMVQTGVSDVVVAGGCESMSNVEHYTTDVRNGVRAGSLTLHDRLTRGRLMSQPVERFGVITGMIETAENLAKDWSISREACDAYAARSHQRAAAAWANGVFADELVPVIVPQKKGDPLLFDRDEGYRADATVETMSKLRPLEGGVVTAGNASQQNDAAAACLVVAEDRLEELGLEPIAWFHSWAAAGCDPSRMGYGPVPATERLFARNGLSWSDIGLIELNEAFAPQVLACLKGLGWSDDDSRHDILNVNGSGISLGHPIGATGGRILANLTREMQRRDVQYGLETMCIGGGQGIAAVFERA; via the coding sequence ATGACATTACGCCGCGCCGCGATTGTATCACCCCTCCGGACACCCGTCGGCAAATTCGGCGGTGCGCTCGCGACGTTAAATGCGGGGGAATTGGGTGGCCTCATTCTGAAGGCATTGATTGAACGGACCGGAATTGATCCCACACGCGTCGACGATGTCGTATTTGCGCAAGGCTATGGCAGTGGTGAAGCACCGTGCATAGGGCACTGGTCATGGCTGGCCGCTGGCCTACCGATCGAGGTGCCGGGATATCAGGTCGACCGTCGCTGCGGTTCGGGGCTTCAGGCCATCGTGAATGCGGCGATGATGGTACAAACGGGCGTCAGCGATGTGGTCGTCGCCGGAGGCTGCGAAAGCATGTCGAACGTCGAACATTACACCACGGATGTTCGTAACGGCGTGCGCGCAGGCAGTCTGACATTGCATGACCGTCTGACCCGGGGCCGCCTGATGAGCCAGCCGGTCGAACGGTTCGGGGTCATAACCGGCATGATCGAGACTGCGGAAAATCTCGCGAAAGATTGGAGCATCAGCCGCGAGGCCTGCGATGCTTATGCCGCCCGTTCGCACCAGCGTGCCGCGGCGGCATGGGCAAATGGCGTCTTTGCCGACGAACTTGTACCCGTCATCGTCCCGCAGAAAAAAGGTGATCCGCTGCTTTTTGATCGGGACGAAGGCTATCGGGCCGATGCCACGGTCGAAACGATGTCCAAGCTCCGCCCGCTGGAAGGTGGTGTGGTCACGGCAGGCAATGCCAGCCAGCAAAATGATGCCGCCGCGGCCTGCTTGGTGGTTGCGGAGGATAGGCTAGAGGAATTGGGTCTTGAACCGATAGCTTGGTTCCATAGCTGGGCCGCCGCCGGTTGCGACCCAAGCCGCATGGGCTATGGCCCGGTCCCGGCGACTGAGCGTCTGTTTGCGCGTAACGGGCTTTCTTGGTCCGATATCGGCCTCATCGAACTCAACGAAGCATTCGCCCCACAGGTGCTCGCTTGCTTGAAAGGATTAGGATGGAGCGATGATGACAGCCGCCACGACATATTGAATGTAAACGGATCGGGCATCTCGCTCGGCCACCCCATCGGGGCGACGGGGGGACGTATTCTCGCCAACCTGACGCGCGAAATGCAACGCCGCGATGTGCAATATGGCCTTGAAACCATGTGCATTGGCGGAGGGCAGGGTATCGCGGCGGTTTTTGAACGCGCATGA
- a CDS encoding CoA transferase, which translates to MYNLLGDLSVIEASSFVASPTAGLYCAQFGAEVIRVDQIGGGPDYRRWPVTDSNDSLYWENLNRAKKSVALDLSRPEGRELLQALVRATGQLITNFPAEGFLGHDILAAGRPDLVTVRIMGWADGAPALDYTVNNAVGYPMLTGEGPEPVNHVLPAWDLLSGAYAAFAMLAAIRRREQTGEGSEVRIPLSDVAIGTAANLGGIAEVLYSGANRPRLGNTVYGLFGRDFVTKDDVRTMLVVVTHRQWANLLSALDLRDAVAALEAERAVSFAADDGLRYMHRDALYLLFERAIGSWDHTALAAKLDAAGIVHSAYRTMLDAARDDRLVTNNPMFSQFGANPSGFSYPAAGAIGTIADMQRSDPRAAPRNGEHSEEILSARLGLPSVEIARLIDSGTVGTAT; encoded by the coding sequence ATGTATAATTTACTCGGCGATCTATCGGTTATCGAAGCGTCGTCCTTCGTGGCGTCGCCCACGGCAGGACTTTACTGCGCCCAGTTCGGTGCCGAGGTCATACGCGTCGACCAGATTGGCGGTGGGCCCGATTACCGGCGCTGGCCGGTGACGGATTCGAATGACTCGCTCTATTGGGAAAATCTGAACCGCGCCAAAAAATCGGTGGCACTGGACCTGTCCCGGCCGGAAGGTCGCGAATTGTTGCAGGCATTGGTGCGCGCTACCGGCCAGTTGATCACGAACTTTCCGGCCGAGGGGTTTCTGGGCCACGACATATTGGCTGCCGGCCGCCCCGATCTGGTGACGGTCCGCATCATGGGATGGGCCGACGGTGCGCCTGCGCTGGATTATACGGTGAACAACGCTGTGGGCTATCCGATGCTGACGGGCGAGGGTCCCGAGCCTGTCAATCATGTCCTGCCCGCGTGGGATTTGCTGAGCGGTGCTTATGCGGCCTTCGCCATGCTCGCCGCCATCCGGCGCCGCGAACAGACGGGCGAAGGCAGCGAAGTGCGCATCCCGCTATCCGACGTCGCGATCGGCACCGCGGCCAATCTCGGAGGAATTGCCGAAGTCCTTTATTCTGGAGCAAACCGGCCGAGGTTGGGGAATACAGTTTATGGATTGTTCGGTCGCGATTTCGTGACCAAAGATGATGTGCGGACGATGTTGGTTGTGGTGACGCACCGGCAATGGGCAAACCTGCTGTCTGCTCTGGATTTACGCGACGCCGTTGCCGCACTCGAGGCGGAGAGAGCGGTAAGTTTCGCGGCCGATGACGGACTTCGCTACATGCACCGCGACGCACTTTATCTTCTTTTTGAACGCGCGATTGGGTCCTGGGATCATACCGCGTTGGCGGCAAAGCTGGATGCTGCTGGAATAGTGCATTCTGCCTATCGCACCATGCTGGACGCTGCGCGGGACGATCGGTTGGTGACGAATAATCCCATGTTCAGCCAATTTGGCGCCAATCCATCGGGGTTCAGCTATCCGGCTGCAGGGGCGATAGGCACCATCGCGGATATGCAAAGGAGCGATCCGCGCGCAGCGCCCCGCAATGGCGAACATAGCGAAGAAATTCTATCGGCGCGCTTGGGCTTGCCTTCGGTCGAAATTGCCCGTCTCATCGATTCTGGAACTGTAGGAACCGCCACATGA
- a CDS encoding acyl-CoA dehydrogenase family protein: MDADIFDQFIDQLGRYVRERLIPAEKDILESDVIPDAIVDEMRELGLFGLTTPEEYGGAAMTIAQYIRTIRTLSYAAPCYRSIVSINIGMVCSALKNGGTEEQKAEWLPRLAAGEIASFGLTEPGSGSDSAAMQTSAVKSGNGWVLNGTKRYITNAPFAKVALIMARTNKEALPKNAHVSAFIVPLDTPGISVGSPDKKMGQAGAHIADIIMEDVKLPADALLGGEEGRGFALAMKSLDNGRLSVGAAATGYARRALDSALRYANERKAFGEPIANFQLIQQMLADSEIEIYAAECMLEDAARRADAGENILRKAAAAKVFATEMCGRVVDRVVQIYGGAGYLAEYDAERFFRDARIYRIYEGTTQILQLQIAKHMLREWAAQA; the protein is encoded by the coding sequence ATGGATGCTGATATATTCGATCAATTTATTGACCAACTGGGACGTTATGTCCGGGAACGTTTGATACCTGCGGAAAAGGACATTCTTGAATCGGACGTCATTCCGGACGCGATTGTTGATGAAATGCGGGAATTGGGTTTGTTCGGACTCACCACGCCTGAAGAATATGGCGGCGCGGCAATGACCATCGCGCAATATATCCGCACAATCCGAACCCTAAGCTACGCCGCGCCCTGCTACCGGTCGATTGTGTCGATCAACATCGGCATGGTCTGTTCGGCGTTAAAAAATGGCGGAACCGAAGAGCAAAAGGCCGAATGGCTCCCCAGACTTGCTGCAGGTGAAATTGCATCCTTCGGGTTGACCGAGCCGGGATCAGGTTCGGATTCTGCCGCGATGCAGACGAGCGCGGTCAAGTCGGGCAATGGCTGGGTGCTCAATGGAACGAAGCGCTACATCACCAATGCACCCTTTGCGAAGGTTGCGCTGATCATGGCGCGCACCAACAAAGAAGCCTTGCCTAAAAACGCGCATGTGTCGGCGTTTATCGTGCCTTTGGATACGCCGGGCATTTCGGTCGGAAGCCCGGATAAGAAAATGGGGCAGGCCGGCGCGCATATCGCCGATATCATCATGGAAGACGTCAAGCTTCCTGCAGATGCCCTTTTGGGGGGCGAAGAGGGCAGAGGCTTCGCCCTTGCCATGAAAAGCCTCGACAACGGTCGTCTGTCCGTCGGTGCGGCGGCCACGGGCTATGCCCGGCGTGCACTCGACAGCGCGCTTCGCTATGCGAATGAACGCAAGGCATTCGGCGAGCCCATCGCCAATTTCCAGCTTATCCAGCAAATGTTGGCCGACAGCGAAATTGAAATCTATGCAGCGGAATGCATGCTGGAAGACGCGGCGCGGCGTGCCGATGCGGGAGAGAATATCTTGCGAAAGGCCGCCGCCGCCAAAGTGTTCGCAACGGAAATGTGTGGGCGCGTGGTGGACAGGGTGGTCCAGATTTATGGCGGGGCAGGGTATCTGGCGGAATATGATGCTGAACGGTTCTTCCGGGATGCGCGCATTTACCGGATATATGAAGGAACAACGCAAATTCTCCAGCTTCAGATCGCCAAACATATGTTGCGGGAATGGGCAGCGCAGGCGTGA
- a CDS encoding efflux RND transporter periplasmic adaptor subunit: MSIRTLPLLALLLTSCGGSEDRRDRPAPLVTTSTVSAQPFADRYIAVGNAFANEQVSVRAPVTERITQLAFSDGSFVRSGQTLAVLAQGQETASLASAQARAREAEQQLARVAELHRRGFATNASLDSQTAIAAAAKAQANEAGASVGDRVVRAPFSGYASLRRISVGAVVSAGDEIATISDIGSIKLDFTIPETMLSRVATGQTITAKAAAYPDALFSGTIKAIDPVVNAQTRTATLRATLLNRNGMLKPGMLMSVTIESNSRTSPAVPELSLVREGSASFVYTIDSDGKAKRVPVTTGARQGQMVEVLSGLQAGDSIVTEGVVKLSDGVKVRLKKADGAAAQSKSGRK, encoded by the coding sequence ATGTCTATTCGCACTCTCCCCCTGCTTGCATTGCTGTTGACCTCTTGTGGTGGATCGGAAGACCGCCGCGATCGGCCAGCGCCGCTTGTCACGACGTCCACGGTCTCTGCTCAGCCGTTTGCCGATCGCTATATTGCGGTCGGAAACGCATTTGCAAATGAACAAGTGTCCGTGCGGGCACCCGTCACCGAGCGAATTACGCAACTCGCCTTTTCCGATGGCTCATTTGTTCGAAGTGGTCAAACTTTGGCGGTTCTCGCCCAAGGACAGGAAACCGCATCCCTTGCCAGTGCGCAAGCCCGCGCACGGGAAGCAGAGCAGCAACTTGCCCGGGTCGCGGAATTGCATCGCCGCGGCTTTGCCACAAACGCCAGTTTGGACAGCCAAACTGCAATCGCTGCCGCCGCAAAGGCGCAAGCCAATGAGGCGGGCGCTTCCGTAGGAGACCGCGTCGTCAGGGCACCCTTTTCGGGCTATGCATCCCTGCGCCGTATTTCGGTCGGTGCCGTCGTAAGTGCCGGAGATGAAATCGCGACAATCAGCGATATCGGTTCCATCAAGCTGGATTTCACGATCCCCGAGACCATGCTCTCGCGCGTGGCGACAGGTCAAACCATAACCGCAAAAGCGGCGGCTTATCCGGATGCTCTGTTCAGTGGAACGATCAAGGCGATTGACCCAGTGGTGAACGCGCAAACGAGGACGGCAACTCTTCGGGCCACTTTGCTGAACCGGAACGGTATGCTGAAACCCGGTATGTTGATGAGCGTCACGATTGAATCCAATTCGCGGACGTCCCCTGCTGTCCCCGAATTATCCCTGGTGCGCGAAGGCAGCGCGAGTTTTGTCTATACCATAGACTCGGATGGCAAGGCGAAGCGTGTCCCCGTGACCACCGGCGCACGGCAGGGCCAAATGGTCGAAGTGCTGAGCGGTTTGCAAGCGGGGGACTCGATTGTCACCGAAGGTGTGGTGAAATTGTCGGATGGCGTGAAAGTACGTTTGAAAAAAGCAGACGGTGCGGCCGCTCAAAGCAAATCCGGACGTAAATAA
- a CDS encoding efflux RND transporter permease subunit, which translates to MTISDISVRRPVFAAVLAMLMILVGVVGFMSLPVREYPDTEPPIVSVDTTYTGAAATVVETRVTQVLENALAGIEGIQTLTSRSRDGQSQITIEFAPGRLVDSAANDVRDRVGGALDDLPEEVLAPEVRKVDADASPILFLVVSKPGWSRLELSDYVDRNLVDRFSAIDGVARVFVGGEARPSMRIWLKPDRLAALSLTPADIENALRSQNVELPAGRLESASQNITLRVTRAFGDEEQFRQLVVARGENGYLVRLGDVARVETGAENPYSAFRLNGNSALGMGIVRQSGANTLAVAESAKKLAEEIKTTLPEGMTITVGSDDSQFISRAIDGVWQTLAEAALLVVLVIFLFLGSWRATLIPAVTVPICLLATFAVLWMLGFSVNLLTLLAMVLAIGLVVDDAIVVLENVYHRIEKGEPPLVAAVQGTRQVAFAVISTTIVVCAVFVPVMFLAGQTGLLFRELAGTMIAAVAFSGFVALSLAPMLCSKLLRNQERGRLAQWVDTRFTQLEDSYHRTVGRVVAKPIFSLLGVGAFLLVGAFCFTLLDSELAPAEDVGVLNVNISAPEGTGFEAMDRYMLDASKPVLGLLEQGTVRSIIQRTPGGFSASDDFNNGTFIVFLKPWESRTETTNDVVGQINKILADLPAVRGNAAARSSIGRSRGQPLNFVIAGGTYESLSLARDRLLAAASNNPGIVNLDSDYKETKPQMEIQVDTTRAGDLGVSVADVSQALQTLLGSRRVSTYVDRGEEYRVIVQADAEDRASPENLTAIQVRARDGSLVSLANLVRYSETAGAKDLGRFNKLRAITLSGGLAPGYTMGEALTFLEQEASQSPEILAIGYRGESQAYKETGGSIVIIFLLTIVIVYLVLAAQFESFVHPLTIITTVPLAVGGGLVGLAITGTTLNLYSQIGIVMLVGLAAKNGILIVEFANQLRDEGKEIVEAVQEAATRRLRPILMTSIATVFGTIPLALASGAGGAARSAIGVVIVFGVTLATLITLILIPIIYARLARYTGSPEAVTRKLESEMKALEDGSV; encoded by the coding sequence ATGACGATCTCCGACATTTCCGTTCGGCGCCCGGTTTTTGCGGCAGTTCTAGCAATGTTGATGATTCTGGTCGGCGTCGTAGGATTTATGAGCCTGCCGGTGCGCGAATATCCGGATACCGAACCGCCGATTGTGTCGGTGGACACAACTTACACAGGTGCAGCGGCGACCGTTGTCGAAACCCGTGTCACGCAGGTTCTCGAGAACGCTCTGGCCGGCATCGAGGGCATTCAAACGCTGACGTCCCGCTCGCGCGACGGGCAATCACAAATTACCATTGAATTCGCACCAGGCCGATTGGTCGACAGCGCTGCGAACGATGTGCGGGACAGAGTGGGCGGCGCACTTGACGACCTGCCAGAAGAGGTCTTGGCACCCGAAGTGCGCAAAGTGGATGCGGACGCATCGCCTATATTGTTTCTCGTGGTATCAAAGCCCGGCTGGTCCCGATTGGAACTGAGCGATTATGTCGATCGTAATCTGGTGGACCGTTTTTCCGCAATTGACGGCGTAGCCCGTGTCTTCGTCGGAGGCGAAGCCCGCCCTTCGATGCGAATATGGCTGAAGCCAGACAGACTTGCGGCACTCAGCCTGACGCCAGCCGATATTGAGAACGCCCTGCGCAGCCAGAATGTCGAATTGCCTGCAGGCCGACTGGAGTCGGCATCGCAAAATATCACTCTGCGTGTTACCCGCGCATTCGGAGACGAGGAGCAGTTCCGCCAATTGGTGGTCGCACGTGGTGAGAATGGATATCTGGTCCGCTTGGGCGATGTCGCCCGCGTCGAAACCGGTGCGGAAAACCCCTATTCGGCCTTTCGTCTCAATGGAAATTCGGCGCTGGGCATGGGCATTGTCCGGCAATCGGGGGCCAATACGCTAGCGGTTGCGGAAAGCGCCAAGAAACTTGCCGAAGAGATCAAGACGACCTTGCCCGAAGGCATGACGATCACCGTAGGTTCGGACGACTCCCAATTCATCAGCCGCGCCATTGATGGCGTGTGGCAAACACTCGCCGAAGCCGCGCTATTGGTCGTGCTCGTTATCTTCCTGTTCTTGGGAAGCTGGCGGGCGACCCTGATACCGGCGGTTACAGTTCCTATCTGTTTGCTGGCAACCTTTGCCGTGCTGTGGATGCTCGGCTTCTCGGTAAATCTTTTGACGCTTCTTGCCATGGTGCTGGCGATCGGTCTGGTGGTGGACGATGCGATTGTCGTTCTGGAAAATGTCTATCATCGCATAGAAAAGGGCGAGCCCCCTCTTGTTGCGGCCGTTCAAGGGACGCGACAGGTCGCCTTTGCGGTAATTTCAACGACCATTGTCGTCTGCGCGGTCTTTGTCCCTGTCATGTTCTTGGCTGGGCAAACCGGATTGCTGTTCCGCGAATTGGCAGGAACGATGATCGCGGCCGTCGCCTTCTCCGGCTTTGTCGCGCTCAGCCTTGCGCCGATGCTATGTTCCAAACTGCTCCGCAATCAGGAGCGCGGTCGTCTGGCGCAGTGGGTCGATACCCGATTTACCCAGCTGGAGGACTCCTATCACCGCACCGTCGGGCGGGTTGTTGCGAAGCCTATATTTTCGCTTCTGGGCGTAGGCGCATTTCTGCTTGTAGGGGCCTTTTGCTTTACGCTGCTCGATTCCGAACTCGCACCTGCCGAGGATGTCGGCGTTCTGAACGTCAACATATCGGCGCCAGAGGGAACCGGATTCGAGGCAATGGACCGCTATATGCTTGATGCGTCCAAACCCGTCCTCGGCCTTTTGGAACAGGGCACGGTGCGTTCGATAATCCAGCGCACTCCCGGTGGATTTTCCGCCAGCGACGACTTTAACAATGGCACATTCATTGTCTTCTTAAAGCCTTGGGAAAGCCGGACGGAAACGACGAACGACGTCGTCGGCCAGATCAACAAAATCCTCGCTGACCTGCCTGCCGTTCGGGGCAATGCGGCGGCGCGCTCTTCAATCGGGCGTAGCCGGGGTCAGCCGCTCAATTTCGTAATCGCCGGCGGAACCTATGAATCTCTCAGCCTCGCACGCGATCGGCTTCTGGCCGCGGCGAGCAACAACCCCGGCATCGTCAATCTGGATTCCGATTACAAGGAAACCAAACCACAGATGGAGATCCAGGTGGACACCACCCGCGCGGGTGATCTTGGCGTATCGGTCGCCGATGTCAGCCAGGCGCTCCAGACGCTCTTGGGATCGCGCCGCGTATCGACCTATGTTGACCGCGGCGAAGAATATCGCGTGATTGTCCAGGCTGATGCCGAGGACCGTGCATCGCCGGAAAATCTTACGGCCATTCAGGTGCGCGCGCGCGACGGGTCATTGGTCTCTCTCGCCAATCTCGTGCGCTATTCCGAAACCGCAGGCGCTAAGGATCTGGGCCGCTTCAACAAATTGCGCGCCATAACCCTGTCGGGCGGCCTTGCACCGGGATACACCATGGGCGAAGCCCTGACCTTCCTGGAACAGGAAGCCAGCCAGTCTCCGGAAATTCTCGCCATCGGATATCGCGGCGAAAGTCAGGCGTATAAAGAAACCGGCGGTTCAATTGTCATCATTTTCCTTTTGACGATCGTGATCGTTTACCTCGTTTTGGCGGCCCAATTCGAAAGCTTTGTCCATCCATTGACGATCATCACGACCGTACCGTTGGCCGTAGGTGGCGGTCTTGTGGGTTTGGCGATCACAGGAACGACGCTAAATCTCTATAGCCAGATCGGGATCGTGATGCTCGTCGGCCTGGCCGCAAAGAACGGGATATTGATCGTCGAATTCGCCAACCAGTTACGCGATGAAGGCAAGGAGATTGTCGAGGCCGTTCAGGAAGCCGCCACGCGCCGCCTACGCCCGATCCTGATGACATCAATCGCAACGGTGTTCGGGACCATTCCCCTTGCCCTGGCCAGTGGTGCAGGTGGCGCGGCCCGCTCGGCTATCGGTGTCGTCATCGTATTCGGGGTAACACTCGCAACGCTGATCACCCTCATCCTTATCCCTATCATCTACGCCCGCCTCGCCCGGTATACCGGCTCACCCGAGGCGGTTACGCGCAAGCTTGAAAGCGAGATGAAGGCGTTGGAAGACGGATCAGTCTGA